The following proteins are encoded in a genomic region of Thioflexithrix psekupsensis:
- the urtB gene encoding urea ABC transporter permease subunit UrtB: protein MMQRFSYFLLFIMLFTSKIYATDFELALTDLAQAKDRSALINAIQQLGSTGDERGIAVLEALENNNLRVTDTQQLVILSEALARFVLTDETVEISTLTLRQLPQVNNAVRRALRPAVAKLQLNSPHIHTRLAAAEELRKRPPDGAAELLNMALAKEENAKVKKLLMLALAQVELNSGNETQRLAAIALLGEQGNIDFTVQLKELLKQNDSGDFIESTAVRTAAQKALAQIEAKEDQIALFRNLFYGISLGSILLLAALGLAITFGLMGVINMAHGEMLMLGAYSTYVVQNIFKDYLPASLFDGYLIVALPVAFIVSASVGILLERTVIRHLYGRPLETLLATWGISLILIQTVRVFFGAQNVQVANPSWLSGGWEVASNFVIPYNRIAIILFVIMVVVMVWLILQRTVLGLQVRAVTQNRNMAACMGIPTRRVDMWTFGLGSGVAGLGGVALSQIGNVGPELGQGYIVDSFMVVVLGGVGKIAGTVTGALGLGVVTKFLEPEVGAVLAKIMVLILIILFIQKRPQGIFALKGRFAES from the coding sequence ATGATGCAACGTTTTAGTTATTTTCTACTTTTCATTATGCTTTTTACAAGCAAAATATATGCAACGGATTTTGAATTGGCATTAACGGATTTAGCCCAAGCTAAAGATCGCAGTGCTTTAATCAATGCCATTCAGCAATTGGGTTCAACCGGCGATGAGCGTGGTATTGCTGTTTTAGAAGCCCTAGAAAACAATAATCTTAGAGTAACAGATACACAGCAATTAGTGATTCTTTCCGAAGCGTTGGCGCGATTTGTTTTAACGGATGAAACAGTAGAAATAAGTACCCTTACTTTACGTCAATTGCCTCAAGTCAATAATGCCGTACGGCGTGCATTGCGTCCTGCGGTGGCAAAATTACAGTTAAATTCTCCCCATATTCACACCCGATTGGCAGCGGCTGAAGAATTGAGAAAACGCCCACCCGATGGCGCAGCAGAATTATTAAATATGGCTTTAGCCAAAGAAGAAAATGCAAAAGTTAAAAAATTATTAATGTTGGCTTTAGCCCAAGTAGAATTAAACAGTGGTAATGAAACGCAACGACTGGCTGCGATTGCTTTATTAGGAGAACAGGGCAATATTGATTTTACCGTGCAACTAAAAGAATTATTAAAACAAAATGACAGCGGCGACTTCATCGAATCCACTGCCGTTCGTACCGCCGCACAAAAAGCCCTAGCCCAAATTGAAGCCAAAGAAGATCAAATTGCTTTATTTCGTAATTTATTTTATGGGATTAGTTTAGGCAGTATTTTATTATTAGCGGCGTTAGGATTAGCCATTACTTTTGGTCTCATGGGAGTCATTAATATGGCGCATGGCGAAATGTTAATGTTAGGGGCTTATTCGACTTATGTGGTGCAGAATATTTTTAAAGATTATTTACCCGCTTCGTTATTTGATGGTTATTTAATTGTGGCGTTACCTGTGGCTTTTATTGTCAGTGCCAGCGTGGGAATTTTATTAGAACGGACAGTGATTAGACATTTATATGGTCGTCCTTTAGAAACGTTATTAGCGACGTGGGGAATTAGTTTAATTTTAATTCAAACCGTGCGGGTATTTTTCGGTGCGCAAAATGTGCAAGTCGCCAATCCCAGTTGGTTATCTGGAGGATGGGAAGTGGCGAGTAATTTTGTGATTCCGTACAATAGAATAGCCATTATTTTGTTCGTTATCATGGTGGTGGTGATGGTGTGGTTAATTTTGCAACGCACGGTGTTGGGCTTACAAGTACGCGCTGTGACGCAAAATCGCAATATGGCCGCGTGTATGGGCATTCCTACACGGCGGGTGGACATGTGGACATTCGGTTTAGGTTCTGGAGTAGCGGGCTTGGGCGGCGTGGCTTTGTCGCAAATTGGCAATGTCGGCCCCGAATTGGGACAAGGCTATATTGTTGATTCGTTTATGGTTGTGGTCTTAGGCGGTGTGGGAAAAATCGCAGGCACAGTGACAGGCGCGTTGGGGTTGGGCGTGGTGACTAAATTTTTAGAACCTGAAGTTGGGGCTGTTTTAGCGAAAATTATGGTATTAATCCTCATTATTCTCTTTATCCAAAAACGTCCACAAGGGATTTTTGCATTAAAAGGGAGATTTGCGGAGAGTTAG